The nucleotide window TTTTCCGCGGCGGAAGAAGACTTTCTCTGGGATGTGTATGTATTTGCGCGGGAAGCTCACCGCGGACAGTTGAGGAAATCGGGTGAACCCTATTTTGAACATCCGTACGCCACCGCGAAAATCCTTTCCGCTCTTGGAATGGACCCCATTACGATTGCCGGCGGACTTTTGCACGACGTCATCGAAGACACAGGCATCCGATACGAGGATGTCGAGGAGAAATTTGGCGTGGACGTAGCCAAATTGGTCGAAGGCGTCACAAAAATTTCTGGCATCACATTTCGCAACCGGCAGGAAGAACAGGCGGACAATTTCCGTAAAATGTTACTCAGTGTCGCCGAGGACATCCGGGTGCTGATTATCAAATTGGCAGATCGCCTCCACAATATGCAGACGCTTGAATCTTTGCCGTCGATTAAACAGAGACGAATCGCCATCGAAACTCGCGATGTTTATGCGCCACTGGCGCACCGATTGGGTATGTTTAAAATCAAGTCAGACATGGAAGATCTCGTCTTGAAAACACTCGATCCGGACGCGTTCAAGTTTTTACAGAAGAAAGTCAAAGATAAGAAAAGCGAGCGAGAAAAATATCTCCAAACGTTCATCGAACCGTTGCAGAAAGCGCTGGCGGATCAGCCTTTCAAAGCCCGGATTTTCGGTCGGTCGAAGAACTTTTATTCTATCTATAAAAAGATGAAAATGCGGAACAAACCATTCGAAGAAATCTACGATCTCCTCGCGCTCCGCGTCATTGTCGATACCAAAGAAAACTGTTACACGGTTCTCGGAATCGTCCACGAACTATTTAATCCGATTGTGGACAGGTTCAAAGACTATATCGCCAGTCATAAGGCGAATTATTATCAATCGATTCATACGACGGTTTACGGTCCGGGTGGTCGGTTGGTTGAAATCCAGATTCGGACGGAAGAAATGGACGAAATCGCCGAGGAAGGCATCGCGTCTCATTGGCGATACAAGGAAGGCCGGGAAAAACCGGATGAAGTCGATAATTATGTCAAATGGCTTCGCGATCTGATTGAGGTTTTAAAAACTGAATCGGCGGGTCCTAAGGATTTTATGGACACGCTGAAAATCGATCTGTTTAAGGACGAAATTTTCGTGTTTACCCCAATGGGCGACTTGATTCGTCTTCCCAAGGATGCAACGCCAGTTGATTTCGCATTTGAAGTTCACACAGCAATTGGCTACCGCGCGATTGGCGCCAAAGTGGATGGGAAAATGGTGCCACTGAATTCGGAATTGAAAAGCGGTCAGACGGTTGAGATCATCACCGCAGAAACGCATCACCCTAGCTACGCTTGGCTAAAGTTTGTCAAAACATCCAAAGCGATCGGCGCCATCAAGCGATGGGTTCATAAAACTCAGTATGAAGAAAGCGTTAAAATCGGCAAAGAAATCCTCGAAAAGGAAAACCAACGCAACAAGAATTTGCGGTTTCTGAAAGCCGTTCAGGAATCCCGAGAAGCGCTTGGGTATCCGGACATCAACAAACTTTACGCCGCAGTCGGTGCCGGAAATTTGACTGTTACCTCGATCTTTAACAAGATCTTTCCGCAGGAACATCCGGTAAAAGCGGAGAAAGATTATGATGCACTTTTTATTGAAACGGCACGGAAAAACATTCGTGGAATCAAGGTTCATGGCATTAGCGATTTGATGATTTCTTATGCCAAATGTTGTAATCCAATCCCGGGCGATCCCATTATCGGATATGTCAGCCGAGGACGCGGCATCATCGTTCATAGAAGCGATTGCAGTAATCTGCCCACTCTATTGGAAGAAAGTGAAAGGATGTTGAACGTCGAGTGGGACGTTGACCGCGATCAGTCATTTTACGCTTACCTGAAAATCATGGGACAGGAACGGAAAAATTTTCTAAAAGATATTACCGAAATTATTTCATCCACCGATACGAATATCGTCAGTATCGATGGAAAAGTAGATGATACAATCATACATATTTCATTGGTCGTTCAGGTCGGGAATGTCAAATACCTGAACAAAGTAATCATAAAGTTACAAAACGTACAGGGTATGATTTCAATCGAACGAAAATAACAGGAGGTTTTTTATGAAATTCAAGACGTACACGAAAAAAGACGTCGTCAGATGGACAGCGAAAAGATTGGATAGTAAGATTTTCGACACCGAGACAATCGTTGACGGCGTTTTTCAGACGTTACGGGAGATGTTGACCGAAGACGAAAAGAATCTGCGAATCGAAATCCGCAATTTTGGCGTCTTTGAAGTAAAACCGACGAAGGCAAAACCCAAAGCACGCAATCCGCGTACCAACGAAGTCGTCTATGTTCCTCCGAGAAGGAAGACACATTTCAAACCGGGCAAATTGATCAAAGCGTCGCTGAAGTCTCCGGGCGATACCCCAAAAAAGAACGAACTTTCGCTGTTTGGCGAATAAGTCCCGGACTTCAACGAGTTATTTTCATTGGGTTTATTTCAACGCCGGCAAACGCCGCAGATGGAGAATTGAATGACGCTTCTTCGACCTGATTGCTTCAACTTCCGAGATTTTCTCGGAAAAATACCTTCGTTGGTCTGGATAATTTTATCCGGATTGATGACGTTCGCGGCATTTCCGCCGTCGCCTCTGGGTTTTCTGGCATCCGTCAGCCTGATCCCATTTATCTATGCGATGAACAAAGACGATTTTCACTTGGGAATGGAGAAGGGATTTATCTATGGGATATTCCTGAATCTGGGTATTTTATTCTGGCTCGCTCTTAACAAAGGCACGCAATGGTATTGGGCGACGCTGTCGATGGCGTCAGGCGTACTGTTTTTATCGCTGAATTATGCGGCGATCGGATTGATCGTTGGAATCATCGGACGACGACTCGGAAAGAGCGTCGGACTTCTCTCATTTCCGTTTGTCTGGATCGCTATCGAATATTTGCGCTCCTTTGGCACGCTGGGATTCACGTGGAATAATCTCTGCTACACGCAAGCCTATGCCGTTCAGCTGATCCAGATGGCAAATGTCATCGGTCCCGGCGGAGTCGGTTTCTGGATTGTTGCGATCAACGTGCTGATCTATTTCGTTCTATTCGGGAATATCACCAGCAGGAAAATACCGATTCTGCTTTCCGTTTTATTTTTATTGTTTTTCATTCCGGAAACATACGGCATTTTTAGACTAAAATCGGCTGGTTCTTCCGCGGAAAAACGGATGGTGCATGTCGGGATCGTTCAACCCAATGTCGATCCGACTCGGAAATGGGATCGTCATTCCTTTTACGACAACATGCAATTGCTTCATGATTTAACAGATTCTGTCGCTGTCAAACCTTTGGATTTAGTTGTCTGGCCGGAAACGGCGACGCCGACTTTTTTGCGGCAGAATCGGAGAGGCTCGCTGGCCGATATCATTTCACATATCACGCGGCTTAACGTTTCGCTCCTGACCGGAACGCCTGATTTCGAGTGGCTCAAAGAAGACGATTACGAAGTGTTTAATTCGACATTTTTATTGAGGCCGAATTCATACGAAATCGAAGATTACCGAAAAATCCAGCTGGTTCCGTTTGGCGAATACATCCCGCTCTCCGATTTGTTTCCCGAATTAGAAAATTTGAATCTCGGACAAGGGAACTTTAAAGCGGGAAAAACGGTAAACGTATTCCGGGTTCCGTTGAAAGTCGATCGGTCGGTCACA belongs to Candidatus Marinimicrobia bacterium CG08_land_8_20_14_0_20_45_22 and includes:
- a CDS encoding DNA-binding protein, with amino-acid sequence MKFKTYTKKDVVRWTAKRLDSKIFDTETIVDGVFQTLREMLTEDEKNLRIEIRNFGVFEVKPTKAKPKARNPRTNEVVYVPPRRKTHFKPGKLIKASLKSPGDTPKKNELSLFGE
- the lnt gene encoding apolipoprotein N-acyltransferase, whose protein sequence is MTLLRPDCFNFRDFLGKIPSLVWIILSGLMTFAAFPPSPLGFLASVSLIPFIYAMNKDDFHLGMEKGFIYGIFLNLGILFWLALNKGTQWYWATLSMASGVLFLSLNYAAIGLIVGIIGRRLGKSVGLLSFPFVWIAIEYLRSFGTLGFTWNNLCYTQAYAVQLIQMANVIGPGGVGFWIVAINVLIYFVLFGNITSRKIPILLSVLFLLFFIPETYGIFRLKSAGSSAEKRMVHVGIVQPNVDPTRKWDRHSFYDNMQLLHDLTDSVAVKPLDLVVWPETATPTFLRQNRRGSLADIISHITRLNVSLLTGTPDFEWLKEDDYEVFNSTFLLRPNSYEIEDYRKIQLVPFGEYIPLSDLFPELENLNLGQGNFKAGKTVNVFRVPLKVDRSVTTDTTLGFTTVVCYESTFPSLIREGAKKGSELLVIVSNDAWFGYMTAPFLHAEISRFRAIENGIPVVRSANTGISLVFDSRGREICRKGFGEKGWLDAVIEQGEPTTPYVRFGDWVAMFCVAISTGLIVVALIKKRGI